A segment of the Hallerella succinigenes genome:
CCAGAGAAATATTTCCACCAATCTTTTTTGAGCATTTTAATCTTGGATATGAACATTTCGTCCCTTTTCCCAGAAAAACTTCTAATTCGTTCTTTTTCTTCAAAATAAGATCTTTCTTCATACGGGAATATAGCACCGCTTTTCATACAAAGAACAGGGTCTTCTTGAAGTAAAGAATTGTCATCGTAACAGCTTCCAATAAAAAGAATTGTGGGTCTTTCCGTATAACATTTCGTAAATAACGAAACTGGCAAATAAGATGTGTTAATATACTTGAAATTTCCATTAGTCAATGGCAACAAATCAAAGCCATGATTACCTATACTAACATAATCATTGCCACAACTGTAAGAAGGTAAAAATTCTGCTATTTGAAGTTTTGAACATTCGTCAAAACTTATGGGTAGCCGCAAAACCCTTTTTTGATCATCTGGATTGAATTGAGTTATCTTAAACTTACATTTAGGAACAAAGGTACGTTCCGTTAAATGAGCAGTCCAATACGGTTGCTGATAAAGATAGAATGGGAAAATTTCAAATAAATCATCGTGAACATAATTATACGACCCTGTTTTTTCATCATACACATCATTATTTATATCAAAGAAAAATATCTTTGACTTTAAAATGATTTTTCTTTGAATCAACTCATTTGCTGTAGTCTTCGCTTCATAAGGTTCAATGAGATAAAGTCCTTTTGATTTGGAATAACAGGCATGTAGATACTTATTTTTTAAGGCCGACTTCAGAAATTCTTCCGTTTGCGCCACATCAATTAAAACGATATATTCACCATATTCATCAAATTCACTAGGCGTTTTTAATTTTTCAATAATGATGTCGGCTTGATTATCATCAAAATTAAAATTACGAATGCCTTTTTCATCTGGTAAAACAAAATCTTCTTCCAAGACTCCGTTAGCACTGCTTTCAGGAATGTCACACGGAATAGGGCCGTTTTCATTAAAATCAAAAATGGCGATGTTGCCGTCTTTATCAGCAATGAACCAACCCGTGGACATTGAGTGAGTTGCAGGATATTCCTTATCTATAAACATAGGACGTTTCTCATCAAATTAACCTTAGTCATTACAAGTATATATTCAATCCAATGTCATAATCTGTCATTTTACAGTTAAAATCAAAATTTGGGGATAAAAACTCATCTAGCTCACATTTTTGACAAAAAAAAGAGGGTCAACAGCGGGATTAGCCGGGGCGTTGCGAGTCGGCGACTGAGGGCTCACAGAAAGGGTAGCGAAAGACCCGGTCGGGCGGATTCGACAGAAGATGCCCGCCTATGCGGGCATGACAATAAGGGCGGGACCGGGGCGGAAGCGAGGGGAAGGCTTTCCCCTTTTACCAAAAAACATCCGCCTAATAAGACGGACGTTTGAAATTTTCAGAGATTGCTTCAGGGCTATTCGCCCTTCGCAATGACAAATGACTGACTAGCGCACGACTTTTCTGTCGTCTTCGGTCATTTCGAGGAACTGGGCGACGGTCATCTGACCCTTGTCGCCTTCCTTTCTCTTGTTGACTGCGATAACGCCTTCAGCCTGTTCCTTTTCGCCTACAATAATTTTGTACGGCACCTTCTGGAGTTCGCACTGGCGGATCTTGTAGCCGAGCTTCTCGTTGCTTTCGTCCACTTCCACGCGGACGCCGGCGTTCACGAGTTCCTTCTCGACCTTCTTCGCGTAGTCAACGAACTTCTCGGAAATCGGTAGCACGCGGGCCTGAACCGGAGCGAGCCATAGCGGGAAATCGCCCATGAATTGGGCTTCGCCCCAGATGATGCGTCTCGGTCATGGTCAAACAAGTTTGACCGCGACACTCGACTTGTCATCTGTCTTCAATCAAAATGCCGAGGAAGCGTTCGATGGAACCGACAGCTGCACGGTGGAGCATCACCGGAATGTGCTTCTGGTTGTCCTTGCCGACATATTCGGCACCAAGGCGCTGCGGCAAGTTGAAGTCCACCTGGATCGTACCGCACTGCCAGTCACGACCGAGGCTGTCCTTCAGCGTGAATTCAAGCTTCGGGCCGTAGAAGACGCCTTCGCCCGGATTCAAAATGTAGTCGAGGCCAGCGAGCTTCGTCGCTTCGGCGAGGGCGGCTTCCGCCTTGTCCCAGATTTCGTTGGAACCCACGCGCTTTGGACGCCTTTGGCGTCTGCGCTTCGCCTCAGCAATGAAAACAAACGAGTTTGTTTTCGCTGCATTCGGCTTGTGCGCTACTCCGGGCGGGTAGAGAACTTCACCACGATTTCGTCGAATCCGAAGTCGTGGTAGATTTCCTTGACAAGGGCGCAGAAGTCGGCCACTTCGTATGTTGGTCTTATGGGCGTTCCCGCACATTCTGTGCGGTCGGGCTATATTTTAGGGGCGGTTGTCTTCGCTTCGCTCGACACCTGCCTCCTAAAACGGCGCCACAGCGCCGTCCCAAGGGGTCACTTATAGAAACACTTGGGAGTTAACTCCCTTAGTGTTCTTATCCCCTTTGGGGAATCCCTAACGCAAATGAGCGAGCATACGCCCGCTCAAATTCGCATAAAAGAAGTTCTACTTGTTATTTCTAAGGGCTTCTGCGTAATGGAACAAATCGCAACACATCATGCGAGTGCGTAAAGGTTCGCTCTCGTGCAACTGTAAACTAGCTCGCTCTTCGTTTTCGGATTTGAAAATGAACGAAAACTCATTATTTCCATAGAATTTTAAGACAGATTGGGCGTTGTAGGCATCAACAGCAAGAAACCTGCAACCAGTTTTATTGTGAGAGTCTGAAAACCAAATCTTTAGAAAGTCTAAGATTTCTGAACCGATACCATGTCCTTGAAAATCCTTGCTTACAGCAAGGCGACCGATTAGCACCGAAGGATAGTTGTTGATCAGCCTTTATCAACCTGCAGTTGGTCGAAAGATAATTCATTTGGCTAAATCTTCGCCGTTTTGAGAATAGAAAGTGCAGCCTTGACCTTTTTGGACAGGTCAAGTTTTCTGTTCGCTTTCAGCGTCCGGTTCGCTTTTTTCACGAAGCGGTCAGCTGCTGCGTTTTCCAAAACAGGTAATGGTCGAATTGCTAATGCCATACCCTAAATATAGACTTTTTTCAGGTCTAAAAGGCAAGTCATAGGCTTTTATACGATTCGCAACAAGGATTGTTAAGAAAAAATTTGCATAAAAGTGTGGCTTTTTGAGAGGGTAAAAGCCAACTAATAGATGTAAGCCTTACAGGTGAACAAAATCGGCAACAGACGGCCTAAATTCATTTTTGTCTTTGAATAGGTAGAGCAGACGATGCTATATTTATAGAGACATAATGATTTTAGAGTAGAATCTTGTTCCTGTATTGAAAAGTCTGGTAAACTTGAAGTTAGCAGGGAACAGGATGTTACTCGCACCCATGTGGTGCGGGTCGTCTGTTGCTTATCGCTAACGGGTTACCAGAGCCTTCAATACGTAAGCCTGCGACTTCGCACCTTTTTTTGTTTCCTGAAAATCGTGCGGAGAAGTTGTAGCGTCATTGCGAGAAAAGCAAGTGACGAAACAATCTATAGTTGCGGGCTACCGAACAAGAGCTCTTCTCGCAAGCCGCCTTTGGCGGAAAGGGATGATGTATGAAAAAAGTTATTGTAGCAATGCTTCTTGCTTTGTATTCTTCGGCATTGGCTGAACAGTGCTATTTCCAAACGCGCAGAACAAGCTATGATTCAGGTACTCGCGTCAAAAAGATATCTTGTGAAACTTTGAAAAATGTTCAACAAGATGTTTACTTTTACAATGGTAATGATAATTATGCTCGTTATTACGAGCGACAATTTGGACAAGAAGGCAATTTGATTGTTGAAATTGACGGCTATGTTATGATGACAAAATTCTATTACGCTTTGGGTGAATTTCGTTATTACGGACAAATTGTATATAATGGTGGAAATGTTGTAAGTTGTAAGACTACTACAAGCACCGGATATTGCGACCAAGTTGAATATACCGAGTTTGGAAATTACTTGCGTGATTTCCTTAATTCGTCTGCTAGAAAGAAAAATCGTAAATAGGGAAGATATTTTTATGATGAAAATAGGGATACTGATACTTTGCTTTGCGGTTTTATCTACAGCAGGTTCATTTAAGGATAAAAGAGATGGTCAAATTTATAAGACCGTAAAAATTGGCAACCAAGTATGGATGGCGCAGAATCTGAATTATGCGGTTGATAACGGATATGGGAGCTGGTGCTACGACAACGAATATCGAAATTGTAAAAAATATGGACGGCTTTACACATACTACACGGCAATGAACGCCTGCCCATCTGGATGGCATTTGCCGTCTGAATCAGAATGGGAAACTCTATTTGCATTTGTTGGCGGACTACAGACTGCGGGCTACGTATTACGTTCAAAATATTATGCGGGAGATAATCGTTACAAGTTTAATATTTTATTAGCAGGTTCTTACAATCGTTACGATGGTATTATGTATCAAGATGGCAGGGATAGATGGGAGTTTAGTTATAAAGGCCAATGGGCAATTTTTAGAACATCCTCTAGTAATGTGGGGTATTATTTTCCAGGACAATATACGAACGTTGTTCGAGATAACACTGTTGAGGAATATCAAGGCGTATCTGTTCGTTGTATAAAGGACTACTGATGCATCAAAATTTCGTCTATCTTTTTTTGTGCGTGATAGTCAGTGTTGCATTTGCAGACAATCCCATTTGTGATAACACCGAAGAGTATCAAATCTACAACACCCGTTGTTTTTCTTTTGGGGACGAATTCGTTTTTGTAAGCAAAAACTGGCCTGAATATGACAATGGCGAAGAAAAGCCCGAAGAAGGAACTACTTGCTTTGAAAAATTCAGAATATCAGAAAATAAGGATGCCAAAGAATTTTCCAAAAACGGGATTCATTATGCAACTTATGCTTTAGACCAATATTGTTGTAAGCATCAAGTATTCCGAACAAAGGAAACTCGTTGGGGGGATGAAGATAACGGCTATACGGATTTTTCGTATTATGGGACTTTCGGAATTTTCTATTCGGAATGCGAATATCAAGAAAGCGAGCTAGCAAAGGTGCTGTTCGCAGAAACAAAATTACAAAAACCCCTTGATAAAGTTGATTTTCTGAATTTCACGGCTGACGCAATTAGAATTTTCGGTTCTAGAAAAGACGCTATGATGAAAATTGGCGTATTAGCTTCCATAGGAAACAACGGAGAAACTCCCTTCAAGATTTACAGACAAAACGGTTCTATCAAATATATTGGAGGTGTCAATCTCGGTTTCTGTATGAGTAAAAACGGGAAAAAAGCACTAGATTTTGCCAAGGGACCGGACGATTGTCAGTAAGATGGAGAATCCATGCAAAAATTTTATTTACCTAAAATAGTATTGGCTTTACTAATTATTTGCCTTTGTTCATCTTTGGCGAATGCATATAACTTTAAATGTCAATCGCGTAATGGCTGGTCTCCAGGAAATGGCCGCTATAGTTATCAAGGCGAGTGGATCGCGTATTTTGGGGCCTATGCAAAGGCTGGGGAATATGTGCTGTTTTATTACCCCAGAGGCGGACATGGTTTTTGGTTTCCTAGAAATAAGTGTATTGAACTTTAACAAACAAAAGAGAGCGCTTTTGTGAAGAAAATGGCGAATTTGAGCCAATTTGTAAAGCCAAACGGGCTATTCCTACTTGGAATGGACCTCCCTAAAACTTGCCTTTGAGGTGCGAAAAAGGTATATTTACACTGATAAGGATGACGCGACCCAATGGAAATTGACATCCAAATAGATTCCCTAACGAATTGCCTAGTGTGCCGAGAAACAGGAGAACAACTCGATACCGAATTTCGACTTGTCCTAAAAACTATTTCAAAAAAGGATGCAGCAGCACTACAACGAAAAGGATGGAAATTCGATTGGAGCATACCACATCAGCACGATTATGAGGTTTATGAGTTGTTGTTGAAGGATGACACTCAAGTGCAAGGTATGATAGCACTGAAGCATATCCGCGATCAATTTTATACACATGTAGATATTGTAGAAGCTGCTCCGGAGAATATCGGGCATTTAGGAAAATACAAGGGCGTAGGAGCTCATCTCTTTGCAATAGCTTGCAAGTTAAGCTGGGATGTCGGCAATGAGGGCTATATCCAATTTACCGCAAAAACGAATCTTGTAGAACATTATCGTGAAACTTTAGGTGCGCGAAACATCGATTCTCAAAAAATGTACATAGACAGTTATGGAGCATTGAAACTAATTCAAACCTATTTTCCCGAGGAGGCATAATATGATTGTAGCAGAACTCGAACCCGTCGTTGCTTCACGCAAGAGTAATACGCTGCGAGAAAATTTCGACCGCTTCGGAGAAGACTTTTCTGACGGTCGTTTGACTGAACCATCTCCGACAGAACGACATTTCCGTTTGCATGAAGCAATTGCCTATTCAAACAGTTTGG
Coding sequences within it:
- a CDS encoding His/Gly/Thr/Pro-type tRNA ligase C-terminal domain-containing protein — translated: MGDFPLWLAPVQARVLPISEKFVDYAKKVEKELVNAGVRVEVDESNEKLGYKIRQCELQKVPYKIIVGEKEQAEGVIAVNKRKEGDKGQMTVAQFLEMTEDDRKVVR
- a CDS encoding aminoacyl--tRNA ligase-related protein is translated as MGSNEIWDKAEAALAEATKLAGLDYILNPGEGVFYGPKLEFTLKDSLGRDWQCGTIQVDFNLPQRLGAEYVGKDNQKHIPVMLHRAAVGSIERFLGILIEDR
- a CDS encoding GNAT family N-acetyltransferase, with product MLIGRLAVSKDFQGHGIGSEILDFLKIWFSDSHNKTGCRFLAVDAYNAQSVLKFYGNNEFSFIFKSENEERASLQLHESEPLRTRMMCCDLFHYAEALRNNK
- a CDS encoding FISUMP domain-containing protein, giving the protein MISLIRLLERKIVNREDIFMMKIGILILCFAVLSTAGSFKDKRDGQIYKTVKIGNQVWMAQNLNYAVDNGYGSWCYDNEYRNCKKYGRLYTYYTAMNACPSGWHLPSESEWETLFAFVGGLQTAGYVLRSKYYAGDNRYKFNILLAGSYNRYDGIMYQDGRDRWEFSYKGQWAIFRTSSSNVGYYFPGQYTNVVRDNTVEEYQGVSVRCIKDY